The Argopecten irradians isolate NY chromosome 6, Ai_NY, whole genome shotgun sequence genome has a window encoding:
- the LOC138325921 gene encoding forkhead box protein D2-like, with translation MSDLSFSHMDYKMFPGGYYRELPPYQHTSTPTLPHHVPGGIGDIPTPADMSMLNDFYQKADMFNVNVNAKPPGPGDSSPDSGHGGDVKNDTALSGEEEGVELDSGIIDQTPPARRYHSDEENCDIKPTGHRKRKRPIPKGKPPYSYIALISMAICNNTERKLTLNDIYKFITDKFPYFRDHPNQKGWKGSIRHNLALNDCFVKLPRRPGMKGHEWAIDAEYEDMFDHGSFLRRRYRYKDGVRKKARHSSAPSSLGSPDVVLQPQRHHVGLSCLENKMAQLHPTDNTFGHSFNVQHDYATSVEERSSNNGLWNPFVNDNVQTTPLSHSNKSPPSYNDACATSPQSQMTSSPNDGHSSSDGNSRYTYQNYMNGMAGFWGQSNLHQFQGLHMPNLNMAHTSGIKTESLSPLGNATNMWNSPYIDPGLKSQPMYPFQGLSPAQQDKNFPMARVPGSGLPPPWTLSTPQ, from the coding sequence ATGTCGGACTTATCATTTTCACATATGGATTACAAAATGTTTCCAGGCGGGTATTACCGGGAACTGCCACCGTATCAACACACATCAACCCCGACTCTCCCGCATCATGTGCCCGGAGGTATCGGGGATATCCCGACCCCCGCGGATATGAGTATGTTAAATGACTTTTACCAAAAAGCTGACATGTTTAATGTAAATGTGAATGCCAAACCGCCCGGCCCCGGGGATTCGTCCCCGGACAGCGGACATGGTGGTGATGTAAAGAACGACACCGCCCTGAGTGGGGAGGAGGAGGGAGTGGAACTAGACAGCGGTATCATTGACCAGACTCCCCCCGCACGGCGTTACCACAGTGATGAGGAAAACTGCGACATCAAACCGACAGGACACAGGAAACGGAAACGCCCAATCCCTAAAGGTAAACCACCGTACAGTTATATCGCTCTCATCAGTATGGCTATATGTAACAATACTGAACGGAAACTCACCCTCAATGACATTTACAAGTTCATCACTGACAAATTCCCTTACTTCCGGGACCACCCTAACCAAAAGGGATGGAAGGGGTCCATCCGTCATAATCTAGCCCTAAATGACTGTTTTGTGAAGCTGCCCCGCCGGCCGGGGATGAAGGGACACGAATGGGCTATTGACGCGGAATACGAGGATATGTTTGATCACGGGAGCTTTCTAAGGAGGCGATACCGCTACAAGGATGGAGTACGTAAAAAGGCGCGCCATTCATCGGCGCCAAGTTCCCTGGGGTCCCCGGATGTGGTTCTGCAGCCTCAGCGCCATCACGTGGGTCTCAGCTGtcttgaaaacaaaatggcaCAACTTCACCCAACTGACAACACGTTTGGACACTCATTCAATGTACAACATGACTACGCCACGTCTGTTGAGGAACGTTCCTCTAACAATGGTTTGTGGAACCCGTTTGTAAACGACAACGTGCAGACTACGCCGCTATCACATTCAAATAAGAGTCCGCCATCATACAACGATGCGTGTGCAACTTCCCCACAGTCTCAAATGACGTCATCACCTAATGATGGTCACTCTTCTTCAGATGGGAACAGTAGGTACACGTACCAAAATTACATGAACGGAATGGCAGGCTTCTGGGGCCAGAGTAACTTGCACCAATTCCAGGGATTACATATGCCGAACTTGAACATGGCACATACTTCTGGAATCAAAACTGAGAGTCTAAGCCCTCTAGGTAACGCAACAAATATGTGGAACTCGCCATACATTGATCCAGGATTAAAATCACAGCCCATGTATCCATTCCAAGGACTTAGCCCCGCACAGCAAGACAAGAACTTCCCGATGGCCCGGGTCCCGGGGTCTGGACTACCGCCCCCGTGGACATTGTCGACCCCGCAGTAG